A DNA window from Acetilactobacillus jinshanensis contains the following coding sequences:
- a CDS encoding ribonuclease HII yields the protein MARKSIKVIRQELKATRHLSDEMVTRLATDSRKGVRQVLKTWQRKSKRRQQMVKSFHVRESYEHHLRKQGYRRIAGVDEVGRGPLAGPVVTCAIVLPTDFNLIKVNDSKQLTPKERESLYPRILDEALDYSIGIGSRELIDKINIYQADLVAMKHAVLTLDPQPDCLIVDAMHIAVSIPQLKLYHGDAKSVSVGAASIVAKVYRDHLMNKYDRLYPQYDFKHNAGYGTHEHLMALKKYGATPIHRRTFNPVPKYLK from the coding sequence ATGGCACGCAAGTCGATTAAGGTCATTCGACAGGAATTAAAGGCCACTCGTCACTTATCAGATGAAATGGTTACACGTCTCGCTACTGATTCACGTAAAGGTGTTCGTCAAGTGTTAAAGACCTGGCAACGAAAGTCTAAACGACGCCAACAGATGGTCAAATCGTTTCACGTTCGAGAATCGTATGAACATCATTTACGTAAACAGGGTTACCGACGAATTGCCGGTGTTGACGAAGTTGGTCGAGGTCCTTTAGCGGGACCCGTTGTTACATGTGCCATCGTGTTACCAACCGACTTTAATTTGATTAAAGTCAATGACTCAAAGCAGCTGACACCAAAAGAACGGGAATCTTTATATCCCAGAATTTTGGATGAAGCTTTGGACTACAGCATCGGAATTGGGTCACGCGAACTAATTGATAAGATTAATATCTATCAAGCTGATTTAGTTGCCATGAAGCATGCTGTCTTAACACTAGATCCGCAACCAGATTGTTTAATTGTGGACGCCATGCACATTGCCGTGTCCATTCCACAGTTAAAGCTGTATCACGGGGATGCTAAGAGTGTTTCCGTTGGTGCTGCTAGCATCGTTGCGAAAGTGTATCGAGATCATTTAATGAATAAATATGACCGGTTATATCCCCAGTATGATTTTAAACATAACGCGGGTTATGGTACTCATGAACATTTAATGGCTTTGAAAAAGTATGGGGCAACACCAATTCATCGACGAACTTTTAACCCAGTTCCAAAATATTTAAAATAA
- the dprA gene encoding DNA-processing protein DprA, with protein MRESSCPPNILFYRGQIELLKSRCLGVVGARKNSQYSIEAIGKVLPAIIKKGITIVAGLAEGVDTLGHQCAIANQGNTIAVIGTGLDQIYPRFHHDLQKYIEKYQLLITEYPLGEGPRGFHFPARNRIIAGLVETITIVEAKQRSGSLITANLALRDNRNVTAIPGSIMSPLSNGCNELIQEGAKPVCCAKDILEEFYNLTK; from the coding sequence TTGAGGGAGTCGAGTTGCCCACCGAACATCTTGTTTTACCGTGGTCAGATTGAGTTATTGAAGTCACGGTGTTTGGGTGTTGTCGGTGCCCGTAAAAACAGTCAGTATTCAATTGAAGCGATTGGTAAAGTTTTGCCAGCTATAATTAAAAAGGGCATTACCATTGTGGCGGGATTAGCCGAAGGCGTTGATACGTTAGGTCATCAATGCGCAATCGCTAATCAAGGCAATACGATTGCGGTGATTGGAACCGGTCTTGACCAGATTTATCCACGTTTTCATCATGATCTGCAGAAATATATTGAAAAGTATCAATTGTTAATTACCGAGTATCCGTTGGGTGAGGGACCACGTGGCTTTCATTTCCCAGCTCGGAACCGAATTATTGCTGGACTGGTCGAAACGATTACGATCGTGGAAGCAAAGCAGCGATCAGGGAGTTTGATCACTGCTAATTTGGCGTTGCGAGATAACCGTAACGTGACGGCGATTCCAGGCTCAATCATGAGTCCTTTATCAAACGGGTGTAACGAGTTGATTCAGGAGGGTGCCAAACCCGTTTGTTGCGCAAAAGATATATTGGAAGAGTTCTATAATTTGACAAAATAG
- the topA gene encoding type I DNA topoisomerase → MVTKTKTTKTRKKRTTRRRTRRRNRKKLVIVESPSKAKTVGKFLGRTYRVVASKGHVRDLPKSKMGVDIKHNYKPHYISIRGKGDTIRMLKSEAKKAKKIYLASDPDREGEAISWHLAHLLKLNVKDKNRVSFNQITRDTVRDSFKHPRTIDMNLVNAQQARRILDRLVGYSISPVLWRKVKKGLSAGRVQSIALWLVIQRERAIKKFKPQEYWTIDLNLSKANSKFKGSFWGVNGKKRELHNNHDVQEVMKNVNAKQSLTITDVKKRIRHRRPTRPFTTSTMQQAANRRLHFRTGRTMMAAQQLFEGITIGRHGNQGLITYMRTDSTRIATQAEHHAAKFIHDQFGKEYVANPPAKGKESKGEQDAHEAIRPTSVFRTPSSIKRYLTRDQYRLYALIWIHFVASQMTPAKINTMTLSMEQNHVDFRANGSRLIFPGFLTVYGMSNKDSNLMPDLKANDTVKIDSINPDQHFTQPPARYSEANLIHTLEKNGVGRPSTYSPTLSTIQRRYYVRLKARRFVPTELGEIVNKIVETYFPDIVNIKFTADLENKLDQIAAAKRNWVRVVDQFYQPFSKEVDHAQSQLKDVQVKDKLAGFNCSICGAPMVIKMGRYGKFDACSRFPACRNTKAIVQKIGVTCPKCKKGQVIVRRSRRGRKFYGCSRYPKCDFVSWYKPISRKCPKDGHFLVEKRTRGGYQVVCPNHDYKEALQK, encoded by the coding sequence ATGGTTACAAAAACAAAAACAACTAAAACCAGAAAGAAGCGGACAACGCGTCGACGGACTCGACGTCGTAACCGTAAAAAATTAGTAATTGTCGAATCACCATCGAAAGCTAAAACCGTTGGTAAATTTTTAGGCCGAACTTACCGGGTCGTTGCCAGTAAGGGCCACGTTAGAGATCTACCAAAGAGTAAGATGGGTGTCGACATTAAACATAATTACAAACCTCACTACATTTCAATTCGTGGTAAGGGTGACACCATTCGGATGCTAAAGTCCGAAGCTAAAAAGGCTAAAAAAATTTACTTAGCATCGGACCCTGATCGTGAAGGAGAAGCCATTTCTTGGCATTTAGCACATTTATTGAAGTTAAACGTTAAGGATAAGAACCGAGTATCTTTTAATCAGATTACTCGAGACACCGTTCGTGATTCATTTAAACATCCGCGAACCATTGACATGAACTTGGTAAACGCTCAACAGGCCCGTCGAATCCTTGACCGTTTAGTTGGTTATTCCATTTCACCAGTCTTGTGGCGTAAGGTTAAGAAAGGCCTAAGTGCCGGCCGTGTCCAATCAATTGCCTTATGGCTGGTTATCCAACGTGAACGTGCCATTAAGAAGTTTAAGCCACAAGAATATTGGACGATTGATTTAAATCTTAGTAAAGCTAACTCTAAATTTAAGGGTAGCTTCTGGGGTGTTAACGGTAAGAAACGTGAATTGCATAACAATCATGACGTTCAGGAAGTTATGAAGAACGTCAACGCTAAACAGTCGTTAACGATTACCGATGTTAAGAAACGCATTCGTCATCGTCGGCCAACTCGACCATTCACGACCAGTACGATGCAACAGGCTGCTAACCGTCGTTTACACTTCCGAACGGGTCGTACTATGATGGCTGCCCAACAGTTATTTGAAGGAATTACGATTGGCCGTCACGGTAATCAAGGTCTAATTACGTATATGCGTACCGACTCGACTAGAATTGCAACTCAGGCCGAACACCATGCCGCTAAATTTATTCATGATCAGTTTGGTAAAGAATATGTAGCTAATCCACCGGCTAAGGGTAAAGAATCCAAGGGTGAACAGGATGCTCATGAAGCTATTCGACCAACTTCGGTTTTCCGGACCCCTAGTAGTATTAAGCGTTATCTGACTCGTGATCAGTACCGTCTTTATGCTTTGATTTGGATCCATTTCGTCGCCAGTCAAATGACTCCGGCCAAGATTAACACCATGACGTTAAGTATGGAACAGAATCACGTTGACTTTCGTGCCAACGGTTCTCGTTTAATCTTCCCTGGATTTTTAACGGTATACGGAATGAGCAACAAAGATAGTAACTTGATGCCTGATTTAAAGGCTAATGATACCGTTAAGATTGACAGTATCAATCCTGATCAGCATTTTACTCAGCCGCCGGCACGTTACAGTGAAGCTAATCTTATTCATACTTTAGAAAAGAACGGTGTGGGTCGTCCATCAACGTATTCACCAACTTTGAGTACTATTCAGCGTCGTTATTACGTTCGTTTGAAAGCTCGTCGATTTGTACCAACCGAATTAGGTGAAATCGTTAATAAGATCGTTGAAACGTACTTCCCTGACATCGTTAACATCAAATTTACAGCTGATTTAGAAAATAAGCTGGATCAGATTGCGGCTGCCAAACGGAACTGGGTCCGAGTTGTGGACCAATTCTATCAACCATTCTCTAAAGAAGTTGATCATGCCCAGTCGCAGTTAAAAGATGTTCAGGTCAAGGATAAATTAGCTGGTTTCAATTGTTCAATCTGTGGTGCACCAATGGTCATCAAGATGGGTCGTTACGGTAAGTTTGATGCTTGCTCGAGATTTCCAGCTTGTCGAAACACCAAAGCCATTGTTCAGAAGATCGGCGTAACCTGTCCAAAATGTAAGAAAGGTCAGGTCATCGTTCGTCGATCTCGGCGTGGCCGAAAGTTCTACGGCTGTTCACGTTATCCAAAATGTGATTTCGTCAGCTGGTACAAGCCGATTAGCCGAAAGTGTCCTAAAGACGGTCACTTCTTAGTTGAAAAGCGAACCCGTGGTGGTTATCAGGTCGTATGTCCGAACCATGATTATAAAGAAGCTTTACAGAAATAA
- the hslU gene encoding ATP-dependent protease ATPase subunit HslU, translated as MDNMMTPREIVKELNKYIVGQTEAKKAVAIALRNRYRRLQLPKSIQEDITPKNLLMIGSTGVGKTEIARRLARLVKAPFIKVEATKFTEVGYVGNDVQSMIRDLVYQAVHNEKKLYYAKVHDEAVRRANNELVKLLVPAQSKAQQQQTKQQGLNDLMGMFKDLQKGKMPDYSKMNNDAQSPHVSDDVKEKRMNVSQKLNQGLLENDVVKVWVNDPNQAVSPQNNALSQMGINLNDIMPKRKVPRSMKVSEARKVLTRQQADELINTADLYHDAIKKAENSGIIFIDEIDKICGTKAKNQAEVSRQGVQRDLLPLVEGTQVKTKYGLVDTSHILFIAAGAFADSKPSDLMPELQGRFPIRVKLNSLSQDDFVKILTEPKNSLVKQYIALIGTDNIKVTFTIESIREIAKIAYDVNKNTQDIGARRLQTVLEKLLEDLLYEGPDMEMGNITITRKYVDDKVGNLAKNKKWMRFLL; from the coding sequence ATGGATAATATGATGACCCCTCGTGAAATCGTTAAGGAATTAAATAAGTATATTGTGGGCCAAACTGAAGCAAAGAAAGCCGTTGCAATTGCATTGCGTAACCGCTACCGACGATTACAATTGCCTAAGTCAATTCAAGAAGACATCACTCCTAAAAATTTATTAATGATCGGGTCGACCGGTGTTGGGAAGACTGAAATTGCTCGACGATTAGCTCGACTTGTTAAGGCGCCGTTTATCAAGGTTGAAGCCACTAAATTTACTGAAGTTGGTTACGTTGGTAACGATGTTCAATCGATGATTCGTGATTTAGTCTATCAGGCGGTTCATAACGAAAAGAAGTTATATTACGCAAAGGTCCATGATGAAGCCGTTCGTCGTGCTAATAATGAATTAGTAAAATTATTGGTACCAGCTCAGTCAAAAGCTCAGCAGCAACAGACTAAGCAACAGGGCCTTAATGATCTAATGGGGATGTTTAAAGATCTCCAGAAAGGTAAAATGCCGGATTATTCTAAGATGAATAATGATGCGCAATCTCCTCACGTTAGTGATGACGTGAAAGAAAAACGGATGAACGTTTCCCAGAAACTTAACCAGGGCCTTTTAGAAAACGACGTGGTTAAAGTTTGGGTAAACGATCCAAATCAAGCTGTTAGCCCGCAAAACAATGCTTTGAGCCAGATGGGAATCAACTTGAATGACATTATGCCAAAGCGAAAGGTTCCGCGTAGTATGAAAGTTTCTGAAGCACGGAAAGTCTTAACCCGTCAGCAGGCTGATGAATTAATTAATACGGCTGATCTATATCATGATGCCATTAAAAAGGCCGAAAATTCAGGAATCATTTTTATTGATGAAATTGATAAGATCTGTGGTACCAAAGCCAAGAACCAAGCTGAAGTTTCACGTCAGGGTGTTCAACGAGATCTATTACCACTGGTTGAAGGAACGCAAGTTAAGACCAAGTATGGTTTAGTGGACACCAGTCACATTCTATTTATTGCCGCGGGTGCTTTTGCTGACAGTAAACCGAGTGACTTAATGCCTGAATTACAGGGCCGTTTCCCAATTCGTGTCAAATTAAATTCATTATCACAGGACGATTTCGTTAAGATTTTGACCGAACCGAAGAATTCACTGGTTAAACAGTACATTGCTTTGATTGGTACGGATAACATCAAGGTTACGTTCACCATCGAATCAATTCGAGAAATCGCTAAGATTGCCTATGACGTTAATAAGAATACTCAAGACATTGGTGCCCGTCGTTTACAGACCGTTCTTGAAAAGCTATTGGAAGATCTGTTGTACGAAGGTCCTGACATGGAAATGGGCAACATTACGATTACCCGGAAGTATGTCGATGACAAGGTCGGTAATCTTGCCAAGAATAAGAAGTGGATGCGTTTCCTGCTTTAA
- a CDS encoding aldose 1-epimerase family protein: MRVTLHNRYLNVVDNTKGAELNSIKGPNQTEYLWQADSDYWGWHAPILFPIVGRLVNNQYRYQGHTYQMHQHGFARQSQFKVDSASDTQVTFELKSSTRTHKLYPFDFDLKVSYKLVAHTVQVQIKVNNVSDKELWFSTGSHPGFNLPLRHDGATFEDYHLTVAPKKVYPRIILKNSLNDVQHPIKADMRTPLNLTHKLFNNDAFVLSLHGHQTTLMLSTFKDNNGVAVTVYNCPYVGVWSPYPKRAPFACIEPWWGLADNYYHHGEFTKKTAINKLSSHQDFTARFDITVF; this comes from the coding sequence GTGAGGGTAACTTTACATAATCGTTATTTAAACGTTGTCGATAATACTAAAGGTGCCGAATTAAACAGTATCAAGGGACCTAACCAGACGGAATACCTATGGCAAGCCGATTCTGATTATTGGGGCTGGCACGCACCTATTTTGTTTCCAATCGTGGGTCGTTTAGTCAATAATCAGTATCGTTATCAAGGCCACACGTATCAAATGCATCAACATGGTTTTGCTCGACAGAGTCAATTCAAAGTCGATAGTGCATCTGACACTCAGGTGACGTTTGAATTAAAGTCATCAACAAGGACCCATAAGTTATATCCATTTGATTTTGACCTAAAAGTTAGCTACAAATTAGTTGCCCACACCGTTCAGGTTCAGATTAAGGTCAACAACGTCAGTGATAAAGAATTATGGTTCTCAACCGGTTCTCATCCCGGCTTTAACTTACCGCTTCGTCACGATGGAGCCACCTTTGAAGATTATCATTTAACAGTTGCGCCTAAGAAAGTTTATCCACGAATCATTCTTAAGAATTCATTGAACGATGTTCAGCATCCAATTAAAGCGGACATGCGGACACCACTTAATCTAACCCATAAATTATTTAACAATGATGCATTTGTGTTATCATTACATGGACACCAGACAACATTGATGTTGTCTACGTTTAAGGATAACAATGGAGTTGCCGTTACGGTCTATAATTGTCCATACGTTGGTGTCTGGTCACCATATCCGAAGCGAGCACCATTTGCTTGTATTGAACCTTGGTGGGGCTTAGCTGATAATTATTATCATCACGGTGAATTTACGAAGAAGACCGCAATTAATAAGTTGAGTTCTCATCAGGACTTTACCGCTCGTTTTGACATTACCGTTTTTTAA
- the plsY gene encoding glycerol-3-phosphate 1-O-acyltransferase PlsY, which translates to MNILKITIFLVIAYLLGAIPNGLWIGKLFYHKDIRNYGSHNIGATNALRVLGVFPGVVCMILDIAKGSIATLLPIWFNIDFWNIKPTMLIFGIMAILGHSASIFDHFHGGKAVATSAGMLLVYSPWLFVYCFSMMVIMTLLTSMVSFASLFSFTTVTIIILLIHDWYLFPLAVILTIFVYYKHRSNIIRMVHGHENLIHYGLVYWHMKKKHATK; encoded by the coding sequence GTGAATATTTTGAAAATTACAATTTTTTTAGTGATTGCGTATCTTTTAGGCGCAATCCCGAATGGCCTGTGGATCGGTAAATTATTCTATCACAAGGACATTCGTAACTACGGTTCGCATAATATTGGTGCGACCAACGCTTTACGTGTTCTAGGTGTCTTCCCTGGTGTTGTTTGTATGATTCTGGATATTGCTAAGGGTAGTATTGCAACGCTCTTACCCATCTGGTTCAACATTGATTTCTGGAACATCAAACCAACGATGCTAATCTTCGGAATCATGGCAATCCTTGGTCATTCCGCATCGATCTTTGATCATTTCCATGGTGGTAAAGCTGTGGCAACCAGTGCCGGGATGCTATTAGTATATAGTCCCTGGCTTTTTGTATATTGCTTTAGCATGATGGTGATCATGACGTTATTAACCAGTATGGTTAGTTTTGCCAGCCTATTTTCTTTTACGACTGTTACCATCATTATTTTATTAATTCATGACTGGTACTTGTTCCCACTAGCCGTAATTTTAACGATCTTTGTTTATTATAAACATCGAAGTAACATCATTCGGATGGTTCATGGCCATGAAAATCTCATCCACTACGGATTAGTATATTGGCACATGAAGAAAAAGCATGCCACTAAATAA
- the parE gene encoding DNA topoisomerase IV subunit B, with protein sequence MAKDTQQYNASSIKILKGLDAVRKRPGMYIGSTDSSGLHQLVYEIVDNSVDEALAGYGKEIRVTIHKDNSVTVVDHGRGIPVGMHPSGKPTPEVIFTVLHAGGKFTENGGYKTSGGLHGVGASVVNAMSSHLTVTIVRNGHRYQEKFQNGGHPVGTLKDLGPTSAHTGTTVTFKPDASLFTTTVLNYGIIREHLREEAFLLKGIKIILTDERKQPKRQDVFKYDQGIREFVQYLNEGKHTLGHVMYFKGKKQGITVEVAAQYNDGYTENILSFVNNVRTPEGGTHEIGFRNAWTKTFNEYGKKVGLIRSKRKALSGSDVREGLSVVIALWIPEELLEFEGQTKEKLGTPEARSVVDQIVTEQLGYYLMEHGKFAQQLVMKSTKAKQAREAARKARDATRRGNKQSKKQQWLLSGKLTPAQSKDTSENELFLVEGDSAGGSAKQGRDRRHQAILPLRGKVLNTERAKLPAVMKNEELSTVIYTVGAGAGTEFDIKKANYDKIIIMTDADDDGAHIQILLLTFFYNYMRPMIEHGRVYIALPPLYKLQTKHGKKTKIAYAWTKGELDQKVKSFGKNYTLQRFKGLGEMNPDQLWETTMNPNKRTLIQVTINDAQLAQRRVATLMGNKVAPRRNWIDHHIQFTMGANGSILDNTKSDN encoded by the coding sequence ATGGCGAAAGATACACAACAATATAACGCGTCTTCAATTAAAATCCTGAAGGGATTAGACGCGGTTCGTAAACGGCCTGGAATGTATATCGGGTCCACCGATAGTTCCGGACTTCATCAATTGGTCTATGAAATCGTTGATAACTCCGTTGATGAAGCTTTAGCGGGCTACGGTAAAGAAATCCGCGTCACGATTCATAAAGATAACAGTGTCACCGTCGTCGACCACGGTCGTGGAATTCCGGTGGGGATGCATCCCTCTGGTAAACCAACTCCAGAAGTCATCTTCACGGTTCTTCATGCCGGTGGTAAATTTACTGAAAACGGTGGCTACAAGACCTCAGGTGGTCTACATGGTGTTGGTGCCAGTGTCGTCAACGCTATGTCATCTCATCTAACCGTTACGATCGTTCGTAATGGTCATCGCTATCAAGAAAAATTCCAAAATGGTGGTCATCCCGTTGGTACTTTAAAAGATTTAGGTCCAACCAGTGCTCATACTGGAACGACCGTCACCTTTAAACCAGATGCCAGCCTCTTTACCACGACCGTTTTAAATTATGGAATCATTCGTGAACATTTACGTGAAGAAGCCTTTCTGCTTAAAGGCATTAAGATCATTCTGACCGATGAACGTAAGCAACCAAAGCGTCAGGACGTTTTTAAATATGATCAAGGAATCCGTGAATTCGTTCAATATCTAAACGAAGGTAAACATACTTTAGGCCACGTGATGTACTTCAAAGGTAAGAAACAGGGAATTACCGTTGAAGTTGCCGCTCAATACAATGATGGCTACACCGAAAACATTTTGTCGTTCGTTAATAACGTTCGAACACCTGAAGGTGGAACTCATGAAATCGGCTTCCGAAACGCCTGGACGAAGACCTTTAATGAATACGGTAAAAAAGTTGGTTTGATCCGATCCAAGCGGAAAGCTTTAAGTGGCAGTGACGTTCGTGAAGGCTTATCCGTGGTAATTGCACTCTGGATTCCTGAAGAATTACTGGAATTCGAAGGTCAAACTAAGGAAAAGTTAGGGACGCCCGAAGCTCGATCGGTTGTTGATCAGATCGTTACTGAACAACTCGGTTACTACCTAATGGAACACGGTAAGTTTGCCCAGCAGTTAGTTATGAAGTCAACGAAGGCTAAGCAGGCTCGTGAAGCCGCTCGAAAGGCTCGGGATGCCACCCGTCGTGGTAATAAACAGAGTAAAAAGCAGCAATGGTTACTGTCCGGTAAGTTAACGCCGGCTCAGTCGAAAGACACCAGCGAAAATGAACTGTTCCTAGTCGAAGGTGATTCTGCCGGTGGATCGGCCAAGCAGGGCCGTGATCGTCGTCACCAAGCAATTTTGCCGTTGCGAGGCAAGGTTTTGAACACCGAACGAGCTAAGTTACCTGCCGTTATGAAGAACGAAGAATTAAGTACCGTAATTTATACCGTTGGGGCCGGCGCCGGAACCGAATTCGACATTAAAAAGGCCAATTATGATAAGATCATTATCATGACCGATGCCGATGATGATGGTGCTCATATCCAAATTTTGTTACTGACGTTCTTCTATAATTACATGCGCCCGATGATCGAGCACGGCCGGGTTTACATTGCCTTACCACCGTTATATAAACTTCAGACTAAACATGGTAAGAAGACCAAGATTGCCTACGCCTGGACGAAAGGCGAACTTGATCAGAAGGTCAAGAGCTTTGGTAAGAACTATACTTTGCAACGATTTAAAGGATTAGGGGAAATGAACCCTGACCAGTTATGGGAAACCACGATGAATCCAAATAAACGAACCCTCATTCAGGTTACGATTAACGATGCCCAGTTAGCTCAACGCAGAGTCGCGACGTTAATGGGCAATAAAGTTGCCCCACGTCGTAATTGGATCGATCATCACATTCAGTTCACGATGGGTGCCAACGGCAGTATCCTGGATAACACGAAATCGGATAATTAA
- the parC gene encoding DNA topoisomerase IV subunit A: protein MKDKQKIKRLNLETVMSERFSRYSKSIIQQRALPDVRDGLKPVQRRILYAMNKDGNTYDKAFRKSAKAVGNVMGNFHPHGDSSIYEALIHMSQDWKMREPLIELHGNNGSMDGDPAAAMRYTESRTSKIAGQMLRDINKDTVSWVLNFDDTEYEPTVLPSRFPNLLVNGASGISSGYATQIPPHNLGEVIDAIIYLQSHPDATLDELMHFIKGPDFPTGGIIQGLNEIKKAYQTGRGRIIVRSRVKIVPVRGGRKELKITEIPFGVNKMQMVKQIDAIRLDKRINGIAEVRDETDRSGLTIVIELKRNADAKGILNYLYKNTDLQIAYHFNVVAIDHMEPKRLPLKTILNSYLEFQRQVIYRRTNFDLQKARQRQEIVKGLIKAMSILSQVIQTIRASKNRADASRNLQKAFRFTQRQADSIVALQLYRLTNTDVTALNNENKELTHNINYFHSILDSHKKLDAVLKHELLGIKKEFNSPRRTTIQQHIQNLHISQKVTVPNEDVVVLVSHDGYLKRTSLRSYKASPKNKNGLKPGDYPIFEKQLNTRNHLLMFTNKGHMIYRPVNEITNARWQDTGQHISQAIGLDLDEHIIAIYPFKSLKANGMFMIATSDGYIKRSLFKTLKPGRNYRRHASPVVNLKTPLSRVVNVSYLPDDLPKCTVMMISKFGYADRFDLAQVSVSGQRSAGVRGINLKDHDRVVNVQLVNDNDILGMITQRGAFKKQPVNEIPVTSRDRRGTRVLKKLKSNPHYLADFIKLNPDNPDQPIKIYTDHRRKHVIVPSDYPMNNLTSNGEFVVKTAQEGTPILMMY, encoded by the coding sequence TTGAAAGATAAACAAAAGATTAAACGTTTAAATCTGGAAACCGTGATGAGTGAACGGTTTAGCCGCTATTCTAAATCGATCATTCAGCAGCGTGCGCTTCCGGACGTTCGAGACGGTTTAAAGCCGGTTCAACGAAGAATCCTGTATGCTATGAACAAGGATGGTAACACCTATGATAAAGCCTTCAGAAAGTCTGCCAAGGCCGTTGGTAACGTTATGGGTAATTTCCATCCCCATGGTGATAGTTCCATTTACGAAGCCTTAATCCATATGAGCCAGGACTGGAAGATGCGTGAACCGTTAATTGAACTTCATGGTAATAACGGTTCAATGGATGGTGATCCAGCTGCCGCCATGCGATATACCGAATCTCGTACCAGTAAGATTGCTGGTCAGATGCTTCGTGACATCAACAAGGATACCGTCAGTTGGGTTCTAAATTTTGATGATACTGAATACGAACCAACCGTTTTACCATCCCGTTTCCCTAATTTACTAGTTAACGGTGCAAGTGGGATTTCTTCCGGTTACGCTACCCAGATTCCGCCGCATAATTTAGGTGAAGTCATCGACGCCATTATTTATCTCCAGAGTCATCCCGACGCCACTTTAGACGAATTAATGCACTTCATTAAGGGGCCTGATTTCCCAACCGGTGGAATTATTCAGGGCTTAAATGAAATCAAGAAGGCTTATCAGACTGGTCGAGGCCGGATTATTGTTCGTTCTCGAGTTAAAATCGTGCCAGTTCGTGGCGGTCGAAAAGAATTAAAGATTACTGAAATTCCGTTCGGCGTTAACAAGATGCAGATGGTTAAACAGATTGACGCTATTCGTTTAGATAAACGGATTAACGGAATTGCTGAAGTCCGTGATGAAACCGACCGCAGTGGTTTGACGATCGTGATCGAATTAAAACGGAATGCCGATGCTAAAGGGATCTTGAATTATCTTTATAAGAATACGGATCTCCAGATTGCTTATCACTTTAACGTGGTTGCGATTGATCACATGGAACCAAAGCGCTTACCGTTAAAGACCATTCTGAATTCTTACTTGGAATTCCAGCGCCAGGTTATTTACCGTCGAACTAATTTTGATCTGCAGAAGGCTCGTCAACGTCAAGAGATCGTCAAGGGCTTGATTAAAGCCATGTCGATTTTAAGTCAGGTCATTCAGACGATTCGTGCTAGTAAAAACCGTGCTGACGCTAGCCGTAATTTACAGAAAGCCTTTCGTTTTACTCAGCGCCAAGCCGATTCAATCGTTGCTTTACAGTTATACCGTTTAACTAATACTGACGTAACGGCACTAAACAACGAAAATAAGGAATTAACTCATAACATCAATTACTTCCATTCCATTTTGGATAGTCATAAGAAATTGGATGCCGTTTTAAAGCATGAATTATTAGGCATTAAGAAAGAATTTAATTCACCACGTCGAACGACAATCCAGCAGCATATTCAGAATTTACACATTTCTCAAAAAGTTACCGTGCCAAACGAAGACGTTGTGGTATTAGTTAGTCACGATGGCTACTTAAAGCGAACCAGCTTACGTTCCTATAAAGCTTCACCGAAAAACAAGAACGGTTTAAAGCCGGGTGATTACCCAATTTTCGAAAAGCAACTGAATACGCGTAATCATTTATTGATGTTCACTAATAAAGGCCACATGATCTATCGACCGGTCAATGAAATTACGAACGCTCGTTGGCAGGATACTGGACAGCACATTTCACAGGCGATTGGTCTTGACTTAGATGAACACATCATTGCGATTTATCCGTTCAAGTCATTAAAGGCCAACGGGATGTTTATGATTGCCACCAGTGATGGTTACATCAAACGCAGTCTCTTTAAGACTTTGAAACCAGGCCGTAATTACCGTCGTCATGCATCACCAGTCGTTAATCTCAAGACACCGTTATCGAGAGTTGTTAACGTTAGTTACTTACCTGATGACTTGCCGAAATGTACTGTCATGATGATCTCGAAATTTGGCTATGCCGATCGATTTGATTTAGCTCAGGTCTCGGTCAGTGGTCAACGAAGTGCCGGTGTTCGCGGAATAAATCTTAAGGATCACGATCGGGTCGTCAACGTTCAGTTGGTTAATGATAACGATATTTTAGGGATGATTACCCAGCGTGGCGCCTTTAAGAAGCAACCCGTTAATGAAATCCCGGTTACCAGTCGTGACCGTCGTGGAACCCGTGTCCTTAAGAAATTAAAGAGTAATCCGCATTACCTGGCCGACTTTATCAAATTAAACCCAGATAATCCGGATCAACCAATTAAGATTTATACGGATCACCGTCGCAAACACGTCATCGTACCAAGTGATTACCCGATGAACAACTTGACCTCAAATGGTGAGTTTGTGGTTAAGACCGCTCAAGAGGGTACGCCAATTCTCATGATGTATTAA